AAGTTTATTGGGAAATTTTGCTGCAGGACATCACTAAAAAGCCTAATATGCTATTGGACACCGTCAAGAGCGAAATTTGTCCAGTACCATTACAAAATCATGTTCATTTGCTGAAACACACCGCACCGAATATTTTATTCATTTATGTGAGACCCCGCTGGCTGGGCCTTGGGCTGGGCCGAATAGATGATTACTGTAGCTCGGGTACTGTAGTGTCGCGAAAACACTGTAGCTCCGGAAGTAGTACCACCTCGGCAGCTGGAACTGAGTTGAACCGATTTAAATAGTCAGGGCAgaggacgcgtagtaacctttggttaaccgttttacgcgaagcgaggacgaaagcgtaaatAGGTTGCTACGTAGGTAGGGCCTATTCCTCGGTAGAGTGGGCTTGTGCCGTGTCTTAAGGCGTGGGTCGTTATAAATGGTAATCAGAGCCAAACTCTTGCGGTTTCACGAATATATATGGCTCGGGAGCTCGGACAGGCTGCGCATGGCTCCAGCCAGAGCATGGTACTTGGGCCGAGGAGCTGGGAATATATATACGTGGGCCAAGAGAGAAAATTGAGTCGAGCGGTTTCACGGACATATGGCTCGGGAGCCCGGACAGGTCGCGTTTGACACTTGGGCCGGGGAGCTGGGAATATGGACGTGGGCCAATAGAGAGCCGATCCGTTTAGAccctcgacgaggacgtcgagtccTTAAGGGTGGGTGTATGTGAGACCCCGCTGGCTGGGCCTTGGCTCGACCGTGGGCTGGGCCAAATCGGTGATTACTGTAGCTCGGGTACTGTAGCGTCGCGAATCACTGTAGCACGGGAGTAGTACCACCTCGGCAGTTAAAACTGAAACGAACGAACTTAAATAGCTAGCCCAAtgacgcgtagtaaccttcggttaaccgttttacgcgaagcgaggacgaaagcgtaaatAGGTTGCTACGTAGGTAGGGCCTATTCCTCGGTAGAGTGGGCTTGTGCCGTGTCTTAAGGCCTGGGTCGTTATAAATGGTAATCAGAGCcaaactctcgcggtttcacgaaTATATATGGCTCGGGAGCTCGGACAGGCTGCGCATGGCACTTGGGTCGGAGAGCTGGGAATATATATACGTGGACCAAGAGAGAGAGTGAGTGGTTTCATGGACATATGGCTCGGGAGCCCGGACAAGTCGCGCTTGGGCCGGGGAACTGGGAAtatggacgtggccaagagagtctATCCGTTTGGGTAGAGGTTCGAccttcgacgaggacgtcgagtccTTAAGGGTGGGTGTATGTGAGACCCCGCTGGCTGGGCCTTGGGCTGGGCCGAATAGATGATTACTGTAGCTCGGGTACTGTAGTGTCGCGAAAACACTGTAGCTCCAGAAGTAGTACCACCTCGGCAGCTGGAACTGAGTTGAACCGATTTAAATAGTCAGGGCAGAGGACGCGTAGTAatcttcggttaaccgttttacgcgaagcgaggacgaaagcgtaaacaggttgctacgtaggtggggTCCACCCCTCGGTAGAGTGGGCCTGTGCCGTGTCCTAGGGCGTTATAATTTATCAGATTTGCGAAGAGAGAAGGTGGGGAAAATAACTCTTCTACCCTCGTCTTCAACCTCCAGCTGTTCACTTATTTTTGCCAAAACACACTGCTGCCTTCTCATCGTCGTCAGCGCTGATCCTCACATGAGTTGTGAATAGGTCCTTCCTCCTCACTCCATGGCCATGGAAGCCAAAGACAGCAACAGTACCTATGACTGGCCAAAAGCACCATGGACAGCAGCTCTGAAACACCACTGCATCCTCTGTTGCGTCCATGTCCATGCCGCCAAAACCATATTAGGCACACTGGATGCACTAGATTGCAAATCGGAAATCACCCTGGTCGTTTATTCTAGGAGCACACAATCTAGATTCTGCATCACAGCAAGCGCAAACTGATGCCAATTAGTCTCACAATTGGTCAGAGAGTGCTACTTGGGTCCGCACATCCCAATTCCCATGAACCCAACAGATCAGATCCCTCCATAACAGCCACGAACCATTCGTCACGACAGGGATCTGAAGATTGAGGCCTCACCTGGTCAGAACCGTTGGCAGCTACACCACCGATCGCTGGCCGCCATGATGGTGAGGAGGACGAGAAGTGCTGCGACCGCCAGAATAATTTAGTTagatcaaaaaaaaaaatagctgGCCGCAAATGATGGCGAGGAGAGGCGCTGCTGGATATTCTACGAGAGGACTGAGGAGGCACCGACCGGGTGGAGCAGGGATCCACCGCGCCCGGACACCACGCCGTTCGCTCCGCCAGCCATGCCGCCGCCTTCGCTTCGCCCATGCCGCCGCCAAGATCCGCCTCGTCCCCGCTGCATCCACCAACAACGGCGCTGCCGTCAACGGGAGCAGGGCACCACCAACGCcgatgagggggggggggggggggggggggggggcggccgcCGCTGCCTGCGCCTGGAAGCTGGGGGACCACGCCGCCGTCGCGAGGGAGGAACTGGGGGTCGCCGCGGTAGGGGAAGGACCGCCCGCAGGGTTGCGGGCAGCCTCCGGTCCGCCGCGGGAAGAAGTGCCGCCGCCACCTGCTCGCGTGCGTGAGATCTCCCCGCGGCTGGAAATGGTGGTGCGTCGAGAGGCACCAGCCCTCCACGGGAACGACGTGGCCACCACCGCAGCTGATGGGAGGGAGGGAGAAAATTATGGCAGCAAATGAGAAAGATATTTGAGAAGGCAGCAGTGTGTTTTTGGCAAAAAATAGTGAATAGCCGGAGGTTGAAGATAAGGGCAGAAGAGTCATTTTCCCCGTCTTCTCTCTCCGCAAATctgataaataaataaaatattcggTACGGTGTGTTTCGGCAAATGGACGTGATTTTGTAATGGTATTAGACAAATTTCGCTCTTGGCGGTGTCCATCAGCATATTAGGCTTTTTTAGCGATGTCCTGCAGCAAAATTTCCCAAGCTTATTCCATGCCGAAAAATGACTGTAGAGCTCATGGTGCACCGTACCTCTGTTAAGAAAGAAAGAGTCAAAGCGGCCGCGACATGTCATGAAATTGCCTCTTTATGGTGCAGTTCCATTGTACTTTTCCATCGCTCAAACTATTCACAGAAAACACACTTTTGGCTCATCTGGTGCAATATTATTTTCTTATCTGCTGCTCGAAAGATACGGAACACGCTACACGTGGGAACAGCAGCAGACGTCCAGGCTAGTCCTGTCAAAAATTATTTGTCTTGGAAGATATAAAGTTGGTTCCATTTTTTTCTAAAACAATGCTCTAGTTATTTGAACTttacattttttttagaaaatggaagAGACTTATCGCCTCTGCATTTTCGCAAACAGCGTTTTCAGTATTACAAAATTTCAGAGACATTGCTGAGGAATTAGCCAGGAAAACAAGAAATGTAAAAAATATGCACGAAAGAGTCTATTGTTAAATTTCCACTGTACCCATGAGAGAGGAACGGATTCAACTCAATTTTCTCTAATTTCCTGCTTTGAATTTTATATGTTCTTTGTATGGTGTTTATTTGTTATTAGATGCTCTTGTTATCTGTTAATTCAAATCTCACATGATAATATGAAATTCATCTTTATGTTTGTCAACAAGTGCTAGAAAATAAATGATATTTCTTTGCGATAGGGTGGCGTCTAGCTGGTGGGACATGTTAGAGAACAAACTATTGAAAACAGTTAGATTAGACAAAGGCAACAAATGAAAACTCTCCTTTTTTTCAGTACTCATTGATTTTCCAAATGTTGTCTAGGAACTATTGGGAATGCTCTAGTATTAGGGATGGATTACGGGGCTCCACCGGGCCATGAAACAGAGGGGAACGTACGACGTCCTGATGTTGGTGGGCCACTAGGCCGGTTGTTCCCTCGTGCAGGTCCAGCCCGCGCGTGTGCTCCCCGGATGGAAGGATTTGCACCAAACCAGCGTCCTCCGCCCGCGTTTTCCGGCGAGGCAACAGCGCCCGCGCCGCGACCACGATATTCTCCCGAATAGATCGACACGCCAACCGGCAACCGTCAAGCGGCCGAGCCCATCCGTAGAGGAAAAGGAACACACGTAAGCACGACGTCGTCGAAGCCTGGGCCGCCTCCGTTTTAGTTTCCCTCTCCCATAAAACCTCTCAACCCTCATCGAGTTTGTGTGGACGCCACGCGACGCGATCATACGTGCAGCACAGCACGGCATCGGCGCCGCATTCGCATCTGCCGCTGGACGGATCGGTGGTCCGCCGGTCCACGCGCAACCGATGGAGATGACTGTGCTCGCCGTGCtcgcggccgccgccgtcgtcgcggcGGCCGCGATCCTGTCCTCCCCGGACGCCCGGAGCGACGCCGCGGTGCTGGAGATAGGCGGGGACGGCCGCGTGGAGCTGGTCCCCGTGGACGCCGGCGCCGCGGGGCCCGAGAGCCTGGcgttcgacggcggcggcggcggcccgtaCGCGGGCGTGTCGGACGGGCGCGTCCTCCGGTGGGTCCCCGGCGAGCGGCGGTGGGAAGAGCACTCGTCGTCCTGCCCGCCCGAACTGTACGTACGTCTTGCCAGCCTCTGACCTCTGGTGTCTGATGAATGCTTTCGTTCTTTCTTTCGTGCCCGGCATGCATACAATCCGGTTCTCTTCTTCCTTGCGATCTGCTCTGCACCCTGTTGGCCTCGTGTGCGCTCGCTCCAAGTCTCCAACGTTGCAGCGCTTGCATTGCAGGCTTGACGACCATCACCACGTCGCGCTCCTACCCTCCCTACCCGTCCGAGTAAAAAAATTAACCAACCGCATGCAAGTTGCCGGGCAGAGGACAATGCATGCGTCGTCCTGTGTGGTGCTGCAGGGCAGACAGACAGACACGCGCATTTACACGCCCATCCTCCATCCGTTACATACTAAAAACCTGAGGAGCGAGGAGGGCATCTCACTCTCCACTCTGAGGCCGGCACCGCGGCACGTTCGTTAAACTGGTCAAGGACCGCCGCCCGCACTGGTAGCTCACCTAGAAGCAACCAGTCCTCTGTGCGCAGCCACCGGCCCGCGCCGCACAGCGCGAGCTTTACTCATCCTCCCGCGGTGATACGATGCGCGCCCGCGGTGAGGTGGCGCTGGCCGcgctgctggcggcggcggcgctgctgctgtcgTCGCTGGACTCGCGCAGCGACGTCAGGATGCTGGAGATCGGCGACGGCGACGTCGACCTGCTGCCGCTGCTGGACGGCGCCGTGGGGCCCGAGAGCCTCGTGTTCGCCgatgacggggacggggacggcggcgacggtggcccgTTCACGGGCGTGTCGGACGGCCGGGTCCTCAGGTGGGTGCCCGCCGAGCGGCGGTGGGCCGAGCACTCCTCCCCCGCGCCCGACCTGTAAGTTTCAATCTTCGTCGCCGTTCTCTCCTCACGACCACCGTTCGTTCGTTCGTCGCACCATGCATACTTGTGCTAGCTACCTCTCTCATCAGTTCAGTGACACTGGTACAACGTGTTCCACgtccgtgcgtgcgtgcgtgcgcggTGCTGCTAGCTTTTCTGTGGTGCTGTACTGCTGTGTGCAATTCAGAGCTGACGGTTGCCCCCCCGCCATCGTCCAAGTAATGGTGAAATTGGTAGGAACCAAGTAATGGTGAAACTGAACGTGCATTTCTGTGTTGCTGCGTGCAGTTCAACGGCTGACGGTTGTGCCGCCGCTGTCCAAGTAATGGTGAAACTGATAGAAACCAATGCGCAggttttgggtgtaaatgacgcGATTTTGACACCATTTCTAGTGCCAAATCCTCTGCCCTCGCTACTCACTCATTAGGATGTCTGATGATGTCTCCGTCCACCATGTAATTGACGCATAATAAAACACTCAACTGATGATCGTGCCATCTACCCAAAGTTTATTCCATGCTGAAAATTACTGTGTAGAGCTCATGGTGGGTGTATCGTACCTCTGTTAAGAAAGGGTCAGCGCGGCCGCGGCATGTCATAAAATTGGCTTTTCTTTTATGGTGCAATTAAATTTAACTTTTCCATCGCTCGAATTATTCACAGAAAACACACTTTTGGCTCATGTAGTGCAATTTTCTTTTCTGTTGCTCGGAAATTACGGAATACACTTTGTGTTCTAAAAAGGCCAGACTTGTGTGACCTAATAATTAATAATTTCTTATTCAAAATATGTGTGCCGTGCGTGCATGCAGGCTGGACAGCTGCAGGGGCTCCCAGGACCCGGGCCGTGAGCACGAGTGCGGGCGCCCACTGGGCCTCAAGTTCAACCACGACACCGGGGAGCTCTACGTGGCCGACGCCTACCACGGCCTCCGCGTCGTCTcgccggacgacgacgacgacaaggtGTCGAGGCCGGTGGCGCCGCAGTGGTGGCAGGGCACCGGCCGCGCCTTCAGCTTCGCCAACGGCGTCGAGGTGGACCCGGACACGGGCGCCGTCTACTTCACCGAGACGAGCTCGAGGTTCCAGAGGAGGGAGTTCCTGAGCATCGTCATCTCCGGCGACACCACGGGGAGGCTGCTGCGGTACGACCCGAAGAGCGgggaggtggaggtgctggccgACGGCCTGGCGTTCCCCAACGGCCTCGCGATGAGCCGGGACGGCACGCACCTGCTGATGGCGGAGACCACGACGGGGCGGATCCTCCGGTACTGGCTCCGGCCGGCGGCGAAGGCGCCGGCGAAGGAAGAGGTGGCGCGGCTGCCGTGGTTCCCGGACAACATCAGGATGAGCCCCCGGGGAGGCTTCTGGGTGGGGCTCCATGCCAAGAGGGGCAAGCTCGCTGAGTGGTGCATCTCCTACCCGTGGCTGCGGCGGGTGGTGCTGTCGCTGCCGACGCGCCATGTCCAGCGCGCGTCGTGGCTGCTCAACAGGATTGGGCGCCAGGTGATCGCGGTGAGGTTGAGTGAGGAGGACGGGAAGGTGATGGAGATGGTCAGTGTCCATGGGGATCTTCAGAAGGTGTTCAGATCGGTGAGTGAAGTGGAGGAGAGGAATGGCAGCCTCTGGATTGGCTCTGTCATGTCGCCGTTTCTTGGAGTGTACAAGTTGTAGTAGAAGCATTTACATGGTGTTATATACGCTTAAATATGGATTGGGTATAGGTTACTAGTAGCTTACTATAGTAAAGGAAAACATACGTCATATATTCATATCACATCTATACATGTGTATGTATAGATGCTATTTAGTGTAAAAGTATAAAAGTGTCTTTGCATAGAGGAAAACATACATCATATCTTCTATCACTAGACCTGTTCATTTGGGCAGAGGTTAAATGTGTATTTGCATCGATGAACTGAAGACAGAAGTACAGCGGGCCTGTCTAACACGACGTGTTCTTCAGTCTACTTGTGTCTCAGCAACGAAGACACTGCAAGCGCTGCATCTGTCAGCATGTCCTCTGTGGCTCTGTTGTAACGGAACCCAACTCTATTCATTTGTAACTTCTAAAGTGGCAAATAAACCAGGGATCCTGCTAGTAACAATATGCCTAATATCCATTGTTATGGAACAAAACAGCAGAAGATAAACAGGGCTTGCGAGCATGACTTCTGGGGAAAAAGAAGCAAAAAAAGAAGATCGTTCCATCAATTCTTCAGAGTTCTGCGGCTCTTGTCCTCTCAATAGGGTTGTTGTATTCGCAAGGAGTTTAAAGTAATTCTTATTCTTATTACATACGTTGTGAGCTGAATGGTTCAATCTTGGAGATTGTGCTCACCAATTCAATGTTACAACCAAATCAGTCTGTCAACATGACAGACAAAAGGGATCCTGGAACTCAAACCATGCCCATCAATAATGTTTGAGCGCCATTGTCTTTTAGTACAGGACCAGTGCAAGTATAGTCTGTATAGACATTTGTGGCTGCAAAGCTTCCCAAGGGAAAAATGAACTATAAAGGTTTAGTTCAGTGGATACAGGTGTGGCCTTTTCTTCTCTAAAATCACTGTAGTGGCGGCAGCAGTAGCAGCTGCATATTTCTGCAGCCAAACACCCTGAGTAGTTTCCATACNNNNNNNNNNNNNNNNNNNNNNNNNNNNNNNNNNNNNNNNNNNNNNNNNNNNNNNNNNNNNNNNNNNNNNNNNNNNNNNNNNNNNNNNNNNNNNNNNNNNTAAGAAAAGAATAAATTCTCGAAGATTGACCATAAGTAAACGATAATTACCACTTCCGTTTTCATCCTACACACCGCGCCCTAATAGTCAATTTCCAAAGACTTGAGGTGGGTTGCTGGAGTGCGTGCATCTTCTTGCACTATGGCAGCGGGCAATCTTGCATAGTGGTGGTCGTTCTGACACAAGGAGGCTCTTTGAGGATAGCTAGAGGTGGTACTTCTAGTGCAATTGATATCTACGATATGTTGGCGAGCTGTGGGCAATATAGGCTACTAGATAGATGAGATGCATTGGCCATATCTCGGAGGATGTGAAAAGCTTAGTGATCGCCCAATATGGTGCTTGTGTATTGGCTTGGCGGCTTTGCAACGGAGTACGGTGGCTAACCCAATGTGGCAGGGTAAGTATAGTGTAGGACATCATCGACGGTGTGAGTGGCAATGACGACACGAGTGCCATATGGCTTAGAGCTTACCGCGGCGGGTGGAAATGGCTTGGTGTGTGACATTGTCGGTAATGACGGCGCAAGCAATGACGATGCCATGTCCACATGATTCCTTTATGTTTTTGTGACTATGGTGTAGTGTGGTGACCAACATTTGGTGGTATGGAGCTTCTGGAGTGGCGGTGGATGCGCAACCACTTGTGTAGAGGTGTTGTACAATGCATGTTGAGGACCCAATTCAAGTAGACACCattgttatttatttattttccatTGCTTGCAGTTGTTAGCTTAGCAAGCATCCCTGTTTTAGTCCtttaagagcaactccagcaaaTACCAGACGTCTAGGACTCACCTACTTTTGGCAATTGAGTGGCAAAAAACTTATTATAGTAAGGCCATTCCTCAGTCCCTCAAACGTAGAAAGTCCTCGGATCACCCTCAAGTCATTATTCCCATGACTCTCTGTATGGTCCTTACTTTATGGTTTCTATCCTTCCCATATAGATGGCCCTTCgggccgctcggcccagcacgGCACGAGCCCGTGCTCGGCCTGGCCCGGTGATCATGGGACTACACGGCTTGTCAGGTccatcgggccgtgccgtgccagcccacgggcgGCACcaacggcccaagcacggccctaaAGGGGCTAGGCCGTGCTGAGTCGGCCCGACGGCCTGCTGGTCAAACGTGCCTGAGTCGGCCTAGGAGCGAGCTGCTACGTTGCCGTAGCGGGAgctcctgctgcgccgccgccagGCGGTGGCCATCGAACGTGGAGGAGCTGCGCCGGCGCCACGGGAGGAGTTGCCGTCGCCAGGCACTGGCCGTCGGGTGCGTTGGGCGGAGTCAGAGGAAAGCGAGGAGGtagcggggggggggggtgccCACGGAGTCACGCTGCGTCACTGCGCGAGCCGAGTCGGGGTGCGGCGGCTGGGTGTGGGAATTAGGAATTAGGGTTTGGTTTTTATACCTAAGTTGAAGGTGGCTGTGAAAGGCCTTAAAAGGCCATCTGCAGATCGGGGCGGGCGGCACGACGGGCTGTGCCCAGGCATGGCCCTAGGATCGGGTCGCTGGCCTGGGCCCGATGGCCATCGGGCCGTGTCGTTCCTGGGCCGGGCCAAAAGAGCAGGCTGTGGGTGGGCCATCAGGCCTCGGGCCTTATGGCAAGTATACCTTCCCATCCCCCTTCTAACTCTACACCCGCATAGAATCACTTTATCATCCGAGCCCCCCTCTATTGCCATTGGTTGGATCCACCTCCCCGCCGCCGATAATTAGATCCTTACTCCACCCTGCCTCCCTGATGTTTTCTCTGCCCAATTTTGTCCCTTAGGTGAAACCCTAGCTCGTGCCTCCCACCTCTGGATTTCCATGCTTGAACCGCCCCTAACCTTGACCTTTGACGCTTCAAGCTCCACACGCCCACTACCAAGGTCGGCCCCCCAGCTCCTGCTCTCCTACCTCCACGGTTCGGCCTTGAGCTCCAGCCCACTCCTCGGCCCCAGCAATACCTTAGCTTCCACCCGGCCCCACGTAAGTCCATATCAAATTTTGTGCAAATTTATTCAGTATGTTTGTACATGGATGTTGCTATATGAACCCATGGATGTGTCAACTAAATGTCGACTTGGAGTATGAAATGTGAATTCGAGCATGGGAGTTTGTTTGTGAATTTATTTGAGACTATCCATTCCTATGTGTGTATCTATATGATGTTGACGGATGATAAGATTTAATGTAATAGTTGTGGGATTATGAAGAGTTAATTGATTTGTATAAACTACATATTATAATTTGACTTGATGTAGTGTCAAAAAGAGAGAATACATGTATGGGTGAAAAGAGAAGATGAAGTAGGGGCCTGATTCGAGGGACTTTAACGGAGTTAATTGTTCTGTTCTGTTCAGTGTGAGCTGGTGCTCTTGCCTGATTGTTTTTTAAGAGAAAAAGACACAAGTCTCTACGTAAGTTTCGTTGAGCTGGACGATGAATTTGTTCACCTTCATGAGGCGTGACGCCGCCGATTATATGTTCAACCGCCCAAGGTGTTTGTGCAACACGAAATGGCCGAAGCTTAGCGCCGGAGCCAGGACGGGGCGCCGCCGGGGAATCCTGTTCCGATCCCGATTGCCCAGAGTGCAAAGGACGCCCATGGACGACCCGGGCTCGGAATAGGATTTGCCGGGCTCCCACACCTTGTCTTATAACTACAAGGACTAGAGTCCAGCGAGCGCGCAATCGCGCATCGTTCCTGTTACAACTACCCGGCCGGCCCGATCATCTTCTCCGGCCGCGCGCTAGCTGCCCTCTTGCCCGTCcgcccgaattttttatttttcaactttttttaaaaaaaatattcacaAATAGACTCCGGGTGGTTTGATTTTCGTTTACGAAGACCGACCTCGGCGTCGTGGCTTTTGGCGCCGAgaaaacacgtctcggcgccatggcCAATGGCGCCGAGGTCATGGCGAGGCGTCGGACGTGGCGGTGACCTGGCGCCGACGTGGATAAgtcctcggcgccatagatcttacgccgagctcggcgccggagATCTTGACGTCGAGCTGTTACCCTATAGATCTtggcactggtagagaacagagctttactcccggtgggaaaccccctctagtcccggttccccacccaggagcaagcatccgg
This sequence is a window from Miscanthus floridulus cultivar M001 chromosome 10, ASM1932011v1, whole genome shotgun sequence. Protein-coding genes within it:
- the LOC136486264 gene encoding protein STRICTOSIDINE SYNTHASE-LIKE 10-like isoform X4, which translates into the protein MEMTVLAVLAAAAVVAAAAILSSPDARSDAAVLEIGGDGRVELVPVDAGAAGPESLAFDGGGGGPYAGVSDGRVLRWVPGERRWEEHSSSCPPELLDSCRGSQDPGREHECGRPLGLKFNHDTGELYVADAYHGLRVVSPDDDDDKVSRPVAPQWWQGTGRAFSFANGVEVDPDTGAVYFTETSSRFQRREFLSIVISGDTTGRLLRYDPKSGEVEVLADGLAFPNGLAMSRDGTHLLMAETTTGRILRYWLRPAAKAPAKEEVARLPWFPDNIRMSPRGGFWVGLHAKRGKLAEWCISYPWLRRVVLSLPTRHVQRASWLLNRIGRQVIAVRLSEEDGKVMEMVSVHGDLQKVFRSVSEVEERNGSLWIGSVMSPFLGVYKL
- the LOC136486264 gene encoding protein STRICTOSIDINE SYNTHASE-LIKE 10-like isoform X1, with protein sequence MRARGEVALAALLAAAALLLSSLDSRSDVRMLEIGDGDVDLLPLLDGAVGPESLVFADDGDGDGGDGGPFTGVSDGRVLRWVPAERRWAEHSSPAPDLLDSCRGSQDPGREHECGRPLGLKFNHDTGELYVADAYHGLRVVSPDDDDDKVSRPVAPQWWQGTGRAFSFANGVEVDPDTGAVYFTETSSRFQRREFLSIVISGDTTGRLLRYDPKSGEVEVLADGLAFPNGLAMSRDGTHLLMAETTTGRILRYWLRPAAKAPAKEEVARLPWFPDNIRMSPRGGFWVGLHAKRGKLAEWCISYPWLRRVVLSLPTRHVQRASWLLNRIGRQVIAVRLSEEDGKVMEMVSVHGDLQKVFRSVSEVEERNGSLWIGSVMSPFLGVYKL
- the LOC136486264 gene encoding protein STRICTOSIDINE SYNTHASE-LIKE 10-like isoform X3 produces the protein MKMTVLAVLAAAAVVAAAAILSSPDARSDVAVLEIGGGGDGRVELVPVDAGAAGPESLAFDPAGGGPYAGVSDGRVLRWVPGERRWEEHSSSCAPELLDSCRGSQDPGREHECGRPLGLKFNHDTGELYVADAYHGLRVVSPDDDDDKVSRPVAPQWWQGTGRAFSFANGVEVDPDTGAVYFTETSSRFQRREFLSIVISGDTTGRLLRYDPKSGEVEVLADGLAFPNGLAMSRDGTHLLMAETTTGRILRYWLRPAAKAPAKEEVARLPWFPDNIRMSPRGGFWVGLHAKRGKLAEWCISYPWLRRVVLSLPTRHVQRASWLLNRIGRQVIAVRLSEEDGKVMEMVSVHGDLQKVFRSVSEVEERNGSLWIGSVMSPFLGVYKL
- the LOC136486264 gene encoding protein STRICTOSIDINE SYNTHASE-LIKE 10-like isoform X2, whose amino-acid sequence is MKMTVLAVLSAAAVVAAAAILSSPDARSDVAVLEIGGGDNGRVELVPVDAGAAGPESLAFDPAAGGPYAGVSDGRVLRWVPGERRWEEHSSSCAPELLDSCRGSQDPGREHECGRPLGLKFNHDTGELYVADAYHGLRVVSPDDDDDKVSRPVAPQWWQGTGRAFSFANGVEVDPDTGAVYFTETSSRFQRREFLSIVISGDTTGRLLRYDPKSGEVEVLADGLAFPNGLAMSRDGTHLLMAETTTGRILRYWLRPAAKAPAKEEVARLPWFPDNIRMSPRGGFWVGLHAKRGKLAEWCISYPWLRRVVLSLPTRHVQRASWLLNRIGRQVIAVRLSEEDGKVMEMVSVHGDLQKVFRSVSEVEERNGSLWIGSVMSPFLGVYKL